In Bacteroidales bacterium, one genomic interval encodes:
- a CDS encoding T9SS type A sorting domain-containing protein, translating into MKHVTFVIAFVISLNFAFGQITFEEMYDQSGTYTSLANSGDKFYIMHVAAEQCRIYNIDHTPWKTIPLVVPNGQWLYDIRFVSENLFTTDNSLCLAYIYYLYDEPGQYYTFTAKVVKEDGTVLLTIPGCQYIYVHTLSDGSTKMTAYSYDYSITPYTVQTYVYHLPGQQTSFDVEENAVKYNALNAFPNPAFSFTTIPYELPENEQTGNILLLNGEGKTIRTIPVDHHAREVKIETTQYPRGIYFYHLQAGNWQSQARKLIIN; encoded by the coding sequence ATGAAACACGTAACATTTGTAATTGCATTCGTTATCAGCCTGAATTTTGCTTTTGGGCAAATCACATTTGAAGAAATGTACGACCAATCGGGTACCTATACTTCTCTTGCCAATTCAGGCGACAAATTTTATATCATGCATGTGGCTGCCGAGCAATGCCGGATTTATAACATTGATCATACACCCTGGAAAACAATTCCACTTGTTGTTCCAAACGGTCAATGGCTATATGATATTCGCTTTGTTTCGGAAAATCTTTTTACTACTGATAATAGTCTGTGCCTTGCTTACATCTATTATCTGTACGATGAGCCAGGTCAATATTATACATTTACTGCGAAAGTGGTTAAGGAGGATGGAACTGTTTTACTGACTATCCCGGGCTGCCAGTATATTTATGTCCATACGCTGAGTGACGGAAGTACAAAAATGACTGCCTACAGCTATGACTACTCAATTACTCCCTATACCGTCCAAACGTATGTTTATCATTTGCCCGGACAACAAACTTCTTTTGATGTGGAGGAAAACGCAGTCAAATATAATGCTCTCAATGCATTTCCGAATCCCGCCTTTTCCTTTACGACCATCCCTTATGAGTTGCCTGAGAATGAGCAAACAGGCAATATTTTGCTTTTAAATGGAGAAGGGAAAACCATTCGCACGATTCCGGTTGATCATCACGCAAGGGAGGTTAAAATCGAAACCACCCAGTATCCGAGAGGAATTTATTTTTACCATTTACAGGCAGGTAACTGGCAATCACAGGCTCGGAAGTTGATTATCAATTAA
- a CDS encoding PqqD family protein yields MKIKKNVAVSASGLIFNPDTGESFTVNPMGASIINDLKEGKAQLEIVQATIGKYFVEKTTFEKDFEDFLGLLKNYSLVENGE; encoded by the coding sequence ATGAAAATTAAAAAAAATGTTGCTGTCAGCGCTTCAGGGCTTATTTTTAATCCTGACACCGGGGAGTCTTTTACAGTGAATCCTATGGGCGCATCCATTATCAACGATTTGAAAGAGGGTAAAGCCCAGCTGGAAATAGTGCAAGCTACCATCGGAAAGTATTTTGTTGAGAAAACCACTTTCGAGAAAGACTTTGAGGATTTCCTGGGGTTATTGAAGAACTATTCATTGGTGGAAAATGGCGAATAA